The Tolypothrix sp. PCC 7712 region AATAACTTGATTCAGTTATTAGGTAACAGACTGGCTGAAAATGAACCATTAGACCCTGCAACTGATGTCACTTTTATATTTAGTAGTCTATTTGCTAATGTTCTAAATATTAATAATAAAAACGATGCTGGCAACGTAGAAATCAATACAGGCAAATTCTTAGTTCAAGCAGGAGCTAGAGTAAGTGTTGATAATGAAGGATTGGGTAAAGGCGGCAACATTAACATTAATGCCAACTCAATCTTGCTTGATAATGCAGGTAACTCGCTACATGATGCAGGTGGAATTCAAGCCACAACTAAATCAGGTGAAGGAGGCAATATCACTTTACAAATAAAAGATATTCTATTAATGCGTAACGGTAGCAAAATCACTACTGATGCTACAGGTGGTAATGGCAATGGTGGCAATATTACTATTAGTGCCAATTTATTAGCATCTGCTGAAAATAGCGACATCACAGCTAATGCAATTCAAGGTCAAGGGGGGAACGTTCAAATTACAACTCAAGGTATCTTTGGTATCGAATTCCGCCAACAACTCACTACTCAAAGCGATATTACAGCTAGTTCTCAGTTTGGGTTAAATGGTGCTGTAGAAATTAAAACTTTAGCCGTTGATCCTAGCAAAGGGATTGTTATCTTACCAGTGCAGCCAAATGATGCTTCATCATTAATTACTCAAGGCTGTGGTCAGAATCAACCAAGTCAATCTAGCCGTTTTGTTGTGACTGGAAGGGGTGGTTTACCCCAAAATCCAGAGGTAGCATTGGGGAGTGACACAGTTTTAGAAGATATCCAAACAGTTCCGATTTTAACAAACAGCGATCGCTCTGGGTTGATTGCCACTTCTATAAATTTACCATCGCAGACTGCCAATGAGATTGTAGAAGCTCAGGGACTCGTGATTACTCCTCAAGGGGAAATGTTATTAACAGCAAAAGCACCAGCCACTACTCCTCATAGTTCTGGACTCAACTCAGCTAGCTGTTCTAGCAATTAGATATTCATCAAAATAGTTGGTGTTGCTGATTGATTGACAGTAGATAGCAACTTCTCAAACTGAGATTTTACGCCAATTTGAGGTACAGATGATTGATGTGTTGCAAAGTTTTTTTGAATTAATATCAGAATAAATTTTTAGAGATTCCGTAAAGTCATCAAGCCCATAAATCAGTATTTTCACTATTGAATTCTTGCTATCAAATTAAATTAATCATTGTTTTTATATAAATGCTGAGATTTTTGAGTTTTTAATCCAGTTAAAGTCTAGCAAATAACCTGATAAAATCTCATCTTTGCAAAAATTTCTTTGATTAATTACTTTTTATAAGTAATTTTTATTAAAAATTAGATGAATTAATTAAACCCTAATTTGCGTACTATTACTATATATTTTTTAAAAGTAATTTTTTAGGATGTAATTTACATTGAGGCGATTTTAGCAAACAATGTAATTACAAGATAAGTTGACTAATTGTCAGAGTATTTAGCCTGAATAAGCAACTATATGAGCTAAATATTTGACTCCTAGTAAATAATTTTGTGATGTATCTTTACAGATACATCAGTTAGCTGTTGATCCAAATGTAATTTATACATGAGTGATGAATAATATGGATGTGACCCCTGAAAATTTGAGCGTAACAGCATCTTTGCTTGAAGATTTAAGTGATGAGCAATTAGCAGATTGTGTTGGTGGCTGTGATATTCAGATTACTTCTAGCAACTATCGAGTTGCACAAGTGCCGTTGTATGAACTGCCAATATTAGGAGAAACCAAAATCAAAATCGCCTTTTTAGGCATCTCTTACGATCCTAATGGCTCAAAGCGCTATATAAGCGATCGCAATGTCAAAGAAGCTGTAGTTGAGGCTGATGTCCACAGCATTCTTCAGGGTATTGCCAGTTTACCAATTACCACTTGGCAATACAAAGACCAAGACGAGACAATTCGCCATATTGGCCCGATGGCTCAAGACTTTGCAGCTACTTTCAATGTTGGAGAGAGCGATCGCACTATCAATGTTGTTGATGCTCATGGTGTAGCTTTAGCAGCCATTCAAGCACTTTACCAAGTAATTCAAAAACAAGATGCTCAAATTAATCAATTGCAAACACAGTTACTGGAGTTAAAGCAACAGATTATTCAGTAGTTCCATTGATTTTTTTGTATTTCTCAGTAATATACCAGCACTTTTTTGATTTTAAATAAAGGCTTCATGCCTTTTAAACCAGCATTATAGCTTTGTTTGATATTCGTC contains the following coding sequences:
- a CDS encoding tail fiber domain-containing protein — its product is MDVTPENLSVTASLLEDLSDEQLADCVGGCDIQITSSNYRVAQVPLYELPILGETKIKIAFLGISYDPNGSKRYISDRNVKEAVVEADVHSILQGIASLPITTWQYKDQDETIRHIGPMAQDFAATFNVGESDRTINVVDAHGVALAAIQALYQVIQKQDAQINQLQTQLLELKQQIIQ